In Cytobacillus oceanisediminis, the following proteins share a genomic window:
- a CDS encoding cytochrome c oxidase subunit II, with translation MMHRSEKVWLILSFGMIIGFMLIAGYQAFAFEMGPPSYGERIDPQKVDETPPFDKPGIKKIGENEYEVVMTLQVFSFTTSEIEVPAGSTVHFTLTSKDVVHGFQVAETNLNAMVVPGYVQKITQKFDKPGEYLVLCNEYCGAGHQMMSTTITVK, from the coding sequence ATGATGCATCGTTCTGAAAAGGTATGGCTTATTTTAAGCTTTGGAATGATTATTGGATTCATGTTAATCGCGGGCTACCAGGCATTCGCCTTTGAAATGGGGCCGCCAAGCTATGGAGAGCGAATTGATCCTCAGAAAGTGGATGAAACACCACCGTTTGATAAGCCTGGAATTAAGAAAATTGGCGAAAATGAGTATGAAGTAGTTATGACTCTTCAAGTGTTCAGTTTTACTACAAGTGAGATAGAAGTGCCAGCAGGATCAACAGTTCATTTTACATTGACGTCAAAAGATGTCGTTCATGGGTTTCAGGTTGCGGAAACTAACTTAAATGCAATGGTTGTGCCTGGTTATGTACAAAAAATCACCCAGAAATTTGATAAGCCAGGCGAATATTTGGTTCTTTGCAATGAGTACTGCGGTGCGGGTCATCAAATGATGAGCACGACCATTACGGTGAAATAA
- a CDS encoding SCO family protein: MFPKNRTALSSLLVLMFGVVLFYIGTDGFQAFTAETARVNQLMDEKPQFPDVTLEDNNGRTYSFSEFEGKYVFITFLYTSCGTVCPELEVNMSEVYKRIPEEYIGHDIQFLSISFDPERDDPKTLDTYRKAFGSDGETWRMARIPEQQELDSLLDRFGVIVIPDEYGNFAHNSAFYLVNPKGQLIEVMDYTLIEEAADRVTEILHSGGE, translated from the coding sequence ATGTTTCCAAAAAATAGAACGGCTTTATCAAGCTTGCTTGTATTGATGTTTGGCGTAGTCCTTTTTTACATTGGCACAGATGGGTTTCAGGCTTTTACTGCTGAAACAGCCAGGGTTAATCAGTTAATGGATGAAAAGCCTCAGTTCCCGGATGTAACGCTTGAAGATAATAATGGAAGGACCTATTCTTTCTCGGAATTTGAAGGGAAGTATGTTTTTATCACTTTTTTATATACTTCATGCGGTACTGTTTGCCCCGAGCTGGAGGTTAATATGTCTGAAGTATATAAACGGATTCCGGAAGAGTATATCGGCCATGACATTCAATTTCTTAGCATCAGTTTTGATCCGGAGAGGGATGATCCCAAAACATTGGATACTTACCGTAAGGCTTTCGGCAGTGACGGAGAAACGTGGAGAATGGCGAGGATTCCGGAACAGCAGGAGCTTGATTCTTTGCTGGACCGGTTTGGCGTCATTGTCATACCGGATGAATACGGCAACTTTGCCCATAACTCGGCTTTTTATCTGGTGAACCCAAAAGGACAGTTAATCGAAGTTATGGATTACACATTGATTGAAGAAGCGGCTGATCGGGTAACAGAGATTCTGCATAGTGGAGGGGAATAA
- a CDS encoding DUF2935 domain-containing protein, protein MADPIVVRSLDEIKFWSRIMKEHALFLSLGFTYEQKQLIAEAQQFIALFERIEEKLARFTVNSELSQVQAFNNEVYQAAAAIWSYKRKVLGLTLRCEIRSNNFPLLIDHISREAAYFANRLKDLNSGILAPKPEAIIEENVFFLRIMADHAKFIGHLLDPSERKLVEQAREFSHDFDQLVFQAVDLDSMQPESETKPILSHFLNENKVSVASLRDFKKTARELIEACRIKSNIHPLLADHTFREAERFLEIIDLFEASLKKA, encoded by the coding sequence ATGGCGGATCCAATAGTCGTTAGATCGCTGGATGAAATTAAATTTTGGTCCAGGATTATGAAAGAACATGCACTATTTTTAAGTTTGGGGTTTACCTATGAACAGAAACAATTAATTGCCGAAGCACAGCAATTTATCGCTCTATTTGAAAGAATCGAGGAAAAGCTGGCCAGATTTACAGTCAACTCAGAACTTAGCCAGGTCCAGGCATTTAATAACGAGGTTTATCAAGCAGCTGCTGCAATCTGGAGCTATAAGAGGAAAGTGCTGGGGCTGACATTAAGATGCGAAATCCGTTCAAATAATTTTCCTTTATTGATTGACCATATAAGCAGAGAAGCTGCATACTTTGCAAATCGATTAAAAGACCTCAACTCAGGGATACTCGCACCAAAACCGGAAGCCATTATAGAAGAAAATGTCTTCTTTCTAAGGATCATGGCTGACCATGCTAAGTTTATTGGCCATTTACTAGATCCTTCGGAAAGAAAGCTGGTAGAACAGGCAAGAGAGTTTAGCCATGATTTCGACCAATTGGTCTTTCAAGCTGTTGATCTTGACTCTATGCAGCCTGAATCAGAAACGAAACCAATACTTAGCCATTTTTTAAATGAGAATAAAGTATCAGTTGCTTCATTAAGGGACTTCAAGAAAACGGCCAGAGAATTAATAGAGGCCTGCCGGATCAAAAGCAATATTCATCCACTTCTGGCTGACCATACATTTAGAGAAGCAGAGAGATTTTTGGAAATAATTGATTTGTTTGAGGCGAGTCTTAAAAAAGCCTAG
- a CDS encoding cytochrome c oxidase subunit 2A, with translation METRKVDQSSSKEHNSLKGTFFSVTVVGLGIFVTYLILYGLFMARI, from the coding sequence GTGGAAACACGAAAAGTGGACCAGAGCAGTTCAAAAGAACATAACTCTCTAAAGGGTACGTTCTTTTCAGTTACAGTTGTAGGGCTTGGGATCTTTGTTACTTATTTAATCTTGTACGGCCTGTTTATGGCCAGAATATAG
- a CDS encoding cation diffusion facilitator family transporter, translating to MEEEKYQNLKLGERAASISIAAYICLSVLKLTIGYVSDSAALKADGLNNTTDIIASIAVLIGLRISQRPPDKNHGYGHWKSETIASMVASFIMAAVGLQVLLNAVSSMFDGVHESPDIFAAYTGVFSGAAMYFVYRYNKKLAIKINSKAVMAAAKDNISDAWVSIGTAVGIFGSQLNMPWLDPLTAIVVGFLICKTAWDIFVQASHELSDGFDEKKIKHYQDVIKNVDGVKGIKDIKGRSYGNNEVIDVVILVNSKLDIKEAHDIATHVEKVMVKDYGVYDVHVHVEPN from the coding sequence ATGGAAGAGGAAAAATATCAAAACCTTAAGTTGGGTGAGCGTGCTGCGTCTATTAGTATTGCAGCCTATATATGTCTTTCTGTACTAAAATTAACTATTGGATATGTGAGTGACTCTGCTGCTTTGAAAGCGGATGGGTTGAATAATACAACAGATATTATTGCTTCAATTGCTGTGCTTATAGGGCTTAGGATTTCTCAGCGTCCGCCGGATAAAAATCATGGGTATGGCCATTGGAAGAGTGAAACCATTGCTTCCATGGTAGCTTCATTCATTATGGCTGCAGTAGGTCTTCAAGTTCTGCTGAATGCTGTTTCATCCATGTTTGATGGAGTTCATGAATCTCCTGATATTTTTGCTGCATATACCGGAGTTTTTTCTGGAGCCGCAATGTACTTTGTATACCGATACAATAAAAAATTAGCTATTAAAATTAACAGCAAGGCCGTAATGGCAGCGGCAAAGGACAATATTTCAGACGCATGGGTGAGTATAGGCACTGCCGTCGGGATTTTTGGTTCGCAGCTGAACATGCCATGGCTTGATCCATTAACAGCCATAGTTGTCGGGTTTTTAATATGCAAAACGGCTTGGGATATTTTTGTACAAGCCTCCCATGAGCTTTCAGATGGATTTGATGAAAAAAAGATTAAGCATTATCAGGATGTCATCAAAAATGTAGACGGGGTAAAAGGCATTAAAGATATTAAAGGCAGAAGCTATGGAAACAATGAAGTGATCGATGTGGTCATTCTGGTTAATTCCAAGCTTGATATTAAGGAAGCCCATGATATTGCGACACATGTGGAGAAAGTGATGGTGAAGGATTATGGGGTTTATGATGTTCACG
- a CDS encoding cbb3-type cytochrome c oxidase subunit I — METVIKQSGKTQAIKEKANKVMGISLEDAKLTKSYLSVAFLAILLGGILGLLQGLNRAGMFELPAWLNYYQVLTAHGLLLVVVLSAFFTIGYFYAGLSHTLGGLLPKVRKMAWIGFWMKIFGFVLAVIPILMNEASVMYTFYPPMAASPIFYIGLVFIVLGVWMCAFGAFINVASWRKRNPGQHIPILSFFATGVFVLLFFGSIPVAIEVFTIIPWAFGWVETINVMVARTLFWAFGHTLVNIWYLTAVSAWYVIVPKVIGGRRWNDLLTRIVVIALVIMNITGGFHHQIIDPGISEPVKYMHVFMSLAIGFPSLMTAYAMFAVFERTARRKGGKGLVGWYKKLPWGDVRFLAPFIAMAAFIPAGAGGIAQTTNQLNQVVHNTMWVVGHFHLTLGMSVVMTFFGLSYWLIPYVSKRVLTPQINKLGVIQTIIWTLGMIIMSGAMHWVGLLGSPRRTSYSTYFDNATALSWDPYLFFLAIGGTLLMIGVLMQVYAVFYLMFFAPKGNTEFPIAEVEEDEAPTPRWTERWGLWVVCMIVLVGMAYVIPLVDFIVNAPPGSPPYKTW, encoded by the coding sequence GTGGAAACAGTTATTAAACAATCAGGAAAAACACAAGCTATTAAGGAAAAAGCAAATAAAGTTATGGGGATTAGCCTCGAGGATGCAAAATTAACGAAATCATATTTATCTGTTGCTTTCTTAGCCATCCTTCTGGGCGGAATACTTGGACTGCTGCAAGGTCTGAACCGGGCTGGAATGTTCGAATTACCAGCATGGCTGAATTATTATCAGGTTCTTACAGCTCATGGCCTTCTGCTAGTAGTCGTACTGTCGGCGTTCTTCACAATTGGATACTTCTATGCCGGGTTATCCCATACACTGGGCGGCTTGCTTCCTAAGGTCAGAAAGATGGCATGGATTGGCTTCTGGATGAAGATTTTCGGATTTGTCCTAGCGGTGATCCCGATTTTAATGAATGAAGCATCTGTTATGTATACTTTCTATCCGCCAATGGCTGCTTCACCCATTTTCTATATCGGCTTAGTATTTATCGTATTGGGTGTATGGATGTGCGCCTTTGGTGCCTTTATCAATGTGGCCAGCTGGAGAAAGAGAAATCCCGGCCAGCATATCCCGATTCTTTCTTTCTTTGCAACAGGTGTCTTTGTTCTCTTATTCTTTGGAAGCATACCTGTAGCCATTGAGGTTTTTACCATTATTCCATGGGCTTTTGGATGGGTGGAGACAATAAATGTTATGGTTGCACGCACGCTGTTCTGGGCGTTCGGCCATACGCTGGTTAACATCTGGTATTTAACAGCTGTATCTGCCTGGTATGTCATTGTGCCGAAAGTTATTGGCGGCCGAAGATGGAATGACCTCTTAACAAGAATTGTGGTTATTGCACTAGTAATTATGAATATTACCGGCGGGTTCCACCATCAAATTATTGACCCAGGTATTTCTGAACCTGTGAAATATATGCACGTGTTTATGAGTTTGGCAATTGGCTTCCCTTCATTAATGACTGCTTATGCAATGTTTGCAGTCTTTGAACGCACAGCGAGAAGGAAAGGCGGAAAAGGCCTTGTTGGCTGGTATAAAAAGCTTCCTTGGGGAGACGTCAGATTCCTTGCACCATTTATCGCAATGGCTGCTTTTATCCCTGCTGGGGCAGGCGGCATTGCTCAAACTACAAACCAATTGAACCAAGTAGTCCATAACACGATGTGGGTCGTTGGCCATTTCCACTTAACACTTGGCATGTCGGTAGTTATGACGTTCTTCGGCCTTAGCTATTGGCTCATTCCTTATGTATCTAAAAGAGTGCTGACACCGCAGATCAATAAACTTGGGGTTATTCAAACGATTATATGGACGCTCGGTATGATCATCATGTCTGGTGCGATGCACTGGGTAGGGCTGCTTGGATCTCCAAGAAGAACTTCCTATTCAACATATTTTGATAATGCAACTGCTTTAAGCTGGGATCCTTATCTGTTCTTCCTGGCTATCGGTGGCACGCTTCTGATGATTGGTGTACTTATGCAGGTATACGCAGTTTTCTACCTCATGTTCTTTGCACCAAAAGGAAACACAGAGTTCCCTATTGCAGAAGTGGAAGAAGATGAAGCGCCAACACCTAGATGGACAGAACGCTGGGGATTGTGGGTTGTGTGTATGATTGTCCTTGTCGGCATGGCATATGTCATTCCATTGGTCGATTTCATTGTCAATGCGCCTCCAGGTTCACCCCCATATAAAACCTGGTAA